The following are from one region of the Nostoc cf. commune SO-36 genome:
- the purF gene encoding amidophosphoribosyltransferase codes for MIFIHSVTSDEYPDTNNPINSHENRPDKPEEACGVFGIYAPGENVAKLTYFGLYALQHRGQESAGIATFEGTQVHLHKDMGLVSQVFNESVLDQLPGSLAVGHTRYSTTGSSRKVNAQPAVLETRLGSLALAHNGNLVNTVQLRQELLENKCNLVTTTDSEMIAFAIAEAIDTGADWLEGGIKAFHRCQGAFSLVIGTPVGVMGVRDPNGIRPLVIGTLAGNPVRYVLASETCGLDIIGAEYLRDVEPGELVWITEEGLASYHWSQKSERKLCIFEMIYFARPDSVMHNESLYSYRMRLGHQLAKESFVDADIVFGVPDSGIPAAIGFSQASGVAYGEGLIKNRYVGRTFIQPTQTMRESGLRMKLNPLKDVLVGKRVIIVDDSIVRGTTSRKLVKTLRDAGAVEVHMRISSPPVTHPCFYGIDTDSQDQLIAATKSVAEIAKQLEVDSLAYLSWEGMLEATREDTNSFCSACFTGDYPVTIPEQVKRSKLILEKVVV; via the coding sequence ATGATTTTTATTCATTCTGTCACCTCGGATGAATACCCCGATACCAACAACCCAATAAATAGTCATGAAAATCGGCCTGACAAGCCAGAAGAAGCTTGTGGTGTTTTTGGCATCTACGCCCCAGGAGAAAACGTTGCTAAACTGACCTACTTTGGATTGTATGCCCTCCAGCATCGGGGTCAAGAATCAGCTGGTATTGCCACCTTTGAGGGTACACAAGTACATCTCCACAAAGATATGGGCTTAGTGTCTCAAGTTTTCAATGAATCCGTCTTGGATCAATTGCCCGGTAGCCTTGCTGTTGGTCACACTCGTTATTCCACCACAGGTTCTAGTCGCAAAGTTAATGCTCAACCCGCAGTACTAGAAACTCGCTTAGGTTCATTAGCTCTTGCACATAATGGTAATTTAGTCAATACTGTGCAACTACGTCAAGAGTTGCTTGAGAATAAATGTAACTTAGTCACAACAACAGACTCAGAAATGATCGCTTTTGCGATCGCAGAAGCCATAGATACGGGCGCTGATTGGCTAGAAGGCGGAATTAAGGCATTTCACCGTTGCCAAGGAGCCTTTAGTTTAGTTATTGGCACTCCCGTCGGCGTTATGGGTGTCCGTGACCCTAATGGCATTCGCCCCTTAGTAATCGGCACTTTGGCTGGTAATCCAGTCCGTTACGTTTTGGCTTCCGAGACTTGTGGTTTAGACATCATTGGAGCCGAATACCTGCGAGACGTAGAACCAGGTGAATTAGTTTGGATTACTGAAGAAGGTTTGGCTTCTTATCATTGGAGTCAAAAGTCTGAGCGGAAATTGTGTATCTTTGAAATGATTTACTTTGCCCGCCCTGATAGCGTCATGCACAACGAGAGTTTGTACAGCTATCGAATGCGATTAGGACACCAGTTAGCTAAAGAATCATTTGTAGATGCCGATATTGTCTTTGGTGTGCCTGATTCTGGTATACCTGCTGCTATTGGATTTTCCCAAGCGTCTGGTGTCGCTTACGGCGAAGGACTGATTAAAAATCGCTATGTTGGGCGAACCTTCATTCAACCAACCCAAACTATGCGAGAATCGGGTCTGCGGATGAAACTCAACCCCCTCAAAGATGTGCTGGTAGGTAAACGAGTAATTATTGTAGACGACTCGATTGTACGGGGTACTACCAGCCGTAAACTAGTCAAAACCTTACGTGATGCAGGTGCAGTAGAGGTACACATGCGAATTTCTTCTCCGCCTGTAACTCATCCCTGCTTCTATGGCATCGATACCGATTCTCAGGATCAGCTAATTGCTGCTACCAAGTCAGTAGCAGAAATTGCCAAGCAACTGGAAGTAGACAGCCTTGCCTATCTGAGTTGGGAAGGAATGCTAGAAGCGACACGAGAAGACACCAATAGTTTCTGTTCAGCCTGCTTTACTGGAGATTATCCCGTGACGATTCCTGAGCAAGTGAAGCGTTCTAAGTTGATTTTAGAAAAAGTAGTCGTATAA
- the lysS gene encoding lysine--tRNA ligase, translated as MSEEDIRAARLEKVEQLKQLGTNPYAYRWESTHQAAQLQEQFADLSSGEEVDLEVAIAGRIMARRVFGKLAFFTLQDESGTIQLYLDKNRIQEGMADIDADAFNHLKQLTDAGDILGAKGTIKRTEKGELSVYVKQYTILTKSLLPLPDKWHGLTDVAKRYRQRYVDLIVNPEVRQTFRRRAQITAGIRRYLEQRDFLEIETPVLQSETGGADARPFITYHNTLEMELYLRIATELHLKRLIVGGFEKVFELGRVFRNEGISTRHNPEFTTIEVYQAYADYNDMMALTEGIITTVAQEVLGTLEITYQGEPINLTPPWRRVTMHDLVKEFTGLDFNSFQSLEEAKTASKNAGIPGIDEAQSIGKLLNLAFEEKVEANLIQPTFVIDYPVEISPLAKPHRSQPGLVERFELFIVGRETGNSFSELTDPIDQRERLEAQAARKAAGDLEAQGVDEDFLTALEYGMPPTGGLGIGIDRLVMLLTDCASIRDAIAFPLLKPEKSESSPDEASSNNS; from the coding sequence ATGTCGGAAGAAGATATCCGAGCCGCGAGGCTGGAGAAAGTAGAACAGCTAAAGCAGCTAGGGACTAACCCTTATGCCTATCGTTGGGAATCCACCCATCAAGCGGCGCAGTTGCAAGAACAATTTGCCGATTTATCCAGTGGTGAAGAAGTTGATTTAGAAGTTGCCATAGCCGGGCGTATTATGGCGCGTCGCGTTTTCGGTAAATTGGCTTTCTTCACCTTGCAAGATGAAAGCGGTACAATTCAGCTTTATTTGGATAAAAATCGCATCCAAGAAGGTATGGCAGATATTGATGCTGATGCCTTCAATCACTTGAAACAGCTTACAGATGCAGGCGACATTCTGGGAGCCAAAGGTACTATTAAACGGACTGAAAAGGGCGAGTTATCTGTTTACGTTAAACAATATACTATCCTCACGAAATCCCTGTTGCCCCTACCCGACAAGTGGCATGGATTAACGGATGTTGCCAAGCGCTATCGTCAGCGCTACGTTGACTTGATTGTCAACCCGGAAGTGCGGCAAACTTTCCGCCGTCGCGCCCAAATTACTGCCGGTATTCGCCGTTATTTAGAACAGCGAGACTTTCTGGAAATTGAAACGCCAGTTTTGCAAAGTGAAACTGGGGGTGCAGATGCGCGTCCATTTATCACCTACCACAACACTTTAGAAATGGAGTTGTATCTGCGAATTGCCACAGAACTCCATCTCAAGCGGTTGATTGTGGGTGGTTTTGAAAAGGTGTTTGAATTGGGGCGGGTTTTCCGCAATGAGGGAATTTCGACTCGACATAATCCCGAATTTACGACGATTGAAGTTTACCAAGCCTACGCCGATTACAACGATATGATGGCGTTGACTGAAGGGATTATTACCACTGTCGCCCAAGAGGTACTCGGCACATTGGAAATTACCTACCAAGGGGAACCTATAAATTTAACACCACCTTGGCGGCGGGTAACAATGCATGATTTAGTTAAAGAATTTACGGGCTTGGATTTTAATTCGTTCCAAAGTTTAGAAGAAGCAAAAACAGCAAGTAAAAATGCTGGTATTCCTGGTATAGATGAAGCCCAATCAATTGGTAAGTTATTAAATTTAGCCTTTGAAGAGAAAGTAGAAGCTAATTTAATTCAACCTACCTTTGTAATTGATTACCCTGTAGAAATTTCGCCCCTAGCAAAACCTCACCGTTCTCAACCTGGTTTGGTGGAAAGATTTGAGTTATTTATAGTCGGGCGAGAAACTGGGAACAGCTTCTCAGAACTTACCGATCCTATCGATCAAAGAGAACGCTTAGAAGCACAAGCGGCGCGGAAAGCTGCTGGCGACTTGGAAGCCCAAGGTGTAGATGAAGATTTTCTCACAGCTTTGGAATACGGGATGCCGCCTACAGGTGGTTTAGGGATTGGGATTGATCGGTTAGTGATGTTATTAACTGATTGTGCCAGTATTCGGGATGCGATCGCCTTCCCCTTACTCAAGCCAGAAAAATCAGAATCATCCCCAGATGAAGCCAGCAGTAATAATTCGTAA
- the pyrH gene encoding UMP kinase: MGTNYRRVLLKLSGEALMGNMGYGIDPEVVKGIAEELAEVIATGTQIAIVVGGGNIFRGVKAASAGMDRATADYIGMIATVMNAMTLQDSLERIGVQTRVQTAIAMQELAEPYIRRRAIRHLEKGRVVIFGAGSGNPFFTTDTTAALRAAEIDAEVIFKATKVDGVYDADPHIYPEAKRYNSLTYAHVLAKDLRVMDSTAIALCKENNIPILVFDLTVRGNIHRAVLGESIGTLVGGSCEIS; this comes from the coding sequence ATGGGAACGAATTACCGACGGGTTTTACTCAAACTGAGCGGTGAAGCCTTAATGGGCAACATGGGCTATGGCATTGATCCCGAAGTGGTCAAAGGAATAGCAGAAGAATTAGCAGAGGTGATAGCCACTGGCACTCAAATCGCCATAGTTGTTGGCGGCGGCAATATTTTTCGTGGCGTCAAAGCAGCGTCGGCAGGGATGGACAGGGCAACCGCTGACTATATCGGGATGATTGCCACGGTAATGAATGCCATGACGCTGCAAGATTCGTTAGAACGCATAGGAGTTCAGACGCGGGTGCAAACCGCGATCGCTATGCAAGAATTAGCAGAACCATATATTCGTCGTCGTGCCATCCGTCATCTTGAAAAAGGGCGGGTGGTAATTTTTGGTGCTGGTTCTGGAAATCCCTTCTTTACTACAGATACGACTGCGGCATTAAGAGCAGCAGAAATTGATGCTGAGGTGATTTTTAAAGCCACCAAAGTAGATGGAGTATATGATGCCGATCCTCATATTTATCCAGAGGCCAAGCGTTACAATAGCCTTACCTACGCGCACGTTTTAGCCAAAGATTTGCGGGTGATGGATAGTACTGCGATCGCCTTGTGTAAAGAAAATAATATCCCAATTCTGGTATTTGACCTAACGGTGCGAGGTAACATCCACCGAGCAGTCTTGGGAGAATCCATCGGCACCCTTGTGGGAGGTTCTTGTGAAATTAGCTGA
- a CDS encoding diacylglycerol/polyprenol kinase family protein, with the protein MLITFSDFTSIPVFWLQIAIAAIWVLLILLIAGVVNRFTEKPEIVRKIVHIGTGNVILIAWWLDIPASVGITASILASAITLLSYRLPILPGINSVGRQSLGTFFYSVSFGILVAWFWYLQQPQYAALGILVMTWGDGLAALIGQRFGKHKYKVFGTEKSWEGSLAMMLVSYLVSSLILIGTQGSNWQTWAVSLLVAVIATALEAVSFLGIDNLTVPLGSAALAFFLSQLVLSY; encoded by the coding sequence TTGCTAATTACATTTTCTGACTTCACCTCAATTCCGGTTTTCTGGCTGCAAATTGCGATAGCTGCAATTTGGGTGTTACTCATCCTCTTGATTGCAGGGGTGGTAAACCGCTTTACCGAAAAGCCAGAAATCGTGCGGAAGATAGTTCATATTGGCACTGGTAATGTGATTTTAATCGCTTGGTGGCTCGATATTCCCGCCAGTGTAGGGATTACAGCTTCTATTCTAGCGAGTGCAATCACCTTATTATCCTACCGATTACCAATTCTTCCTGGTATTAATAGCGTTGGACGCCAAAGTTTAGGGACGTTTTTTTACTCTGTCAGTTTCGGTATTTTAGTTGCCTGGTTCTGGTACTTGCAACAACCCCAGTACGCAGCACTCGGAATTTTAGTAATGACTTGGGGAGATGGATTAGCAGCCTTAATTGGGCAACGTTTTGGTAAACATAAGTATAAAGTTTTTGGGACAGAAAAAAGTTGGGAAGGCTCCCTAGCTATGATGCTCGTTAGCTATCTTGTCAGTAGTTTGATTTTAATTGGAACTCAAGGAAGCAATTGGCAAACTTGGGCAGTATCACTGTTAGTAGCAGTTATAGCTACTGCTTTAGAAGCTGTTTCATTTTTGGGTATTGACAATTTGACAGTTCCTTTGGGCAGTGCAGCACTTGCCTTCTTTTTAAGTCAGTTAGTTTTGAGTTACTAA
- the yidD gene encoding membrane protein insertion efficiency factor YidD, whose amino-acid sequence MKLLFIWLIRGYRMFISPLFLPTCRFQPTCSMYAIEAIERFGVLRGGWMATRRILRCHPFHPGGYDPVPEVVEKVKEE is encoded by the coding sequence ATGAAATTATTATTTATTTGGCTGATTCGGGGCTACCGAATGTTTATCTCGCCGTTGTTTCTGCCGACTTGTCGCTTTCAACCAACTTGTTCGATGTATGCTATTGAAGCTATTGAACGATTTGGAGTGTTGCGTGGTGGGTGGATGGCAACTCGGCGGATTTTGCGCTGTCATCCGTTTCATCCAGGTGGTTACGATCCAGTGCCAGAGGTGGTGGAAAAGGTTAAGGAGGAGTAG
- the ychF gene encoding redox-regulated ATPase YchF has product MLRAGIVGLPNVGKSTLFNAVVANAKAEAANFPFCTIEPNVGVVAVPDERLNVLAKIASSVQTIPARVEFVDIAGLVKGASQGEGLGNQFLSHIREVDAIIHVVRCFENDDIIHVAGSVDPARDIEIINIELGLSDLAQIERRIDRTRKQARTSKDAQFEITVLEKLAAALNEGKSVRQVSLNEEEAEIIKGLELLTYKPIIYAANVSEDELATGNHFVETVRQIAATENAQVVIVSAQVEAELVELPEEDKADFLASLGVEEGGLKSLIRATYTLLGLRTYFTCGPKETRAWTINAGMSAPQAAGVIHSDFERGFIRAETVAYKDLVTTGSMNAAKEKGLVRSEGKEYVVQEGDVMLFRFNV; this is encoded by the coding sequence ATGCTAAGAGCCGGAATTGTCGGACTTCCCAACGTCGGAAAATCTACTTTATTTAATGCTGTAGTTGCTAATGCCAAGGCAGAAGCAGCTAACTTCCCTTTTTGCACGATTGAACCGAATGTCGGCGTTGTCGCAGTACCGGATGAACGGTTAAATGTTCTTGCTAAGATTGCTAGTTCGGTACAAACTATCCCGGCACGGGTTGAATTTGTCGATATTGCCGGTTTAGTTAAAGGTGCAAGTCAGGGTGAGGGATTAGGGAATCAATTCCTATCCCACATCCGGGAAGTTGATGCGATCATCCATGTGGTACGTTGTTTTGAGAATGACGATATTATCCACGTTGCTGGTTCTGTTGACCCTGCGCGAGATATTGAAATCATTAATATAGAGTTGGGTTTATCAGATTTAGCACAAATTGAGCGGCGAATTGACCGCACTCGCAAACAAGCTCGTACCAGCAAAGATGCACAGTTTGAAATCACAGTTTTAGAAAAATTAGCTGCGGCTTTGAATGAAGGTAAATCGGTGCGTCAGGTAAGTTTGAATGAAGAAGAAGCAGAAATTATTAAAGGATTAGAACTGCTCACTTATAAACCGATTATCTACGCCGCCAATGTATCTGAGGATGAGTTGGCAACTGGTAATCATTTTGTGGAAACAGTGCGACAAATTGCAGCCACAGAAAATGCCCAAGTTGTGATAGTTTCGGCTCAAGTTGAAGCTGAATTAGTGGAATTACCAGAGGAAGATAAAGCTGATTTTCTCGCGTCTTTAGGTGTGGAAGAAGGTGGTTTGAAATCGTTGATTCGGGCAACTTACACGCTTTTAGGTTTGCGGACATATTTCACCTGTGGCCCCAAAGAAACTCGCGCTTGGACAATTAATGCGGGAATGTCTGCACCTCAAGCTGCTGGTGTAATCCACAGTGATTTTGAGCGGGGATTTATTCGCGCCGAAACTGTTGCTTATAAAGATTTGGTAACAACTGGTTCGATGAATGCTGCGAAGGAAAAAGGGTTGGTTCGCAGTGAAGGTAAAGAGTATGTTGTGCAGGAAGGGGATGTAATGTTGTTCCGATTTAATGTGTAG
- a CDS encoding hybrid sensor histidine kinase/response regulator — protein sequence MAGENIKVLLVEDNPGDVLLLQELFKEVTTVVVDLMPVERLSEALNYLKNEIFDVILLDLSLPDSQGLQTFIIAHNQVKATPIIVLTGMNDETLATRAMQQGAQDYLVKGQVTGDLLVRSMRYAIERQQADNALRQSEERFRVALKNSPIFVYNQDRDLRYSWVYNPPSGLTVEKILGKQDLDIIPIEDAQRLMTIKRGVLTTGIGTREEVSITIKDTTRYYDLTVEPLRNETQEIVGVTCASIDISERQAALREQQAALRDRKLAEEKIREQAALLDVTTDAICLRDLNNQIIFWNKGAETLYGWQATEARGKNASELLYDEPSPEIEAALLQAISKGKWQGELTKLTKKGKEILVASRWSLVCDEQGKPKSILSVDTDITDKKHLEAQLFRAQRLESIGTLASGIAHDLNNILTPILAGAQLLPLKFPDADERTRHLLEILEINARRGADLVRQVLSFARGVEGKRITLQLRHIIVEVAKILKETFPRSIEISTDVPQDLWMVCGDSTQLHQVLMNLCVNARDAMPNGGTLSIYAENLLIDENYVRINLEAKEGPYIVITVSDTGVGIPKEMLDRIFEPFFTTKDVGQGTGLGLSTVLGIIKSHRGFVNVYSEPGNGTSFKVYLPAVEGMETLSPEDLPPQTGHGELILLVDDEVAIQEITKTSLEDHNYKILVASDGIEAIALYAQNRDKISAVLMDIMLPSLDGLTAIRTLRKINPQVRIIASSGLMSDNKLSAVAAIGVNTFLSKPYTVNELLLSLQKVLS from the coding sequence ATGGCAGGTGAAAATATAAAAGTCTTATTAGTAGAAGACAACCCTGGTGATGTCTTGCTGTTACAGGAGTTATTCAAGGAAGTTACCACAGTTGTAGTTGATCTGATGCCTGTTGAGCGGCTTTCTGAAGCACTAAACTACCTAAAAAATGAAATTTTTGATGTGATTTTGTTAGACCTTTCGCTGCCAGATAGCCAGGGATTACAAACTTTTATCATTGCTCATAATCAGGTAAAAGCAACTCCAATCATTGTGTTGACGGGTATGAATGATGAAACTTTGGCAACTAGGGCAATGCAACAAGGAGCGCAAGATTATTTAGTAAAGGGGCAAGTAACTGGCGACTTGCTGGTGCGATCTATGCGTTATGCCATCGAACGCCAACAGGCAGACAACGCACTGCGGCAGAGTGAGGAGCGATTTCGGGTTGCTCTGAAAAACTCTCCAATTTTTGTCTACAACCAGGATAGAGATTTGCGATACAGCTGGGTTTACAATCCCCCATCTGGATTAACAGTTGAGAAAATATTAGGTAAACAAGACTTAGATATCATCCCAATAGAAGATGCTCAACGTCTGATGACAATTAAACGTGGGGTGTTGACGACAGGTATAGGAACGCGAGAGGAAGTATCAATTACCATCAAAGATACAACCCGATATTACGATTTAACTGTCGAGCCATTGCGGAATGAAACCCAAGAAATTGTTGGGGTGACATGCGCTAGTATAGATATTAGCGAACGACAGGCTGCATTACGCGAACAGCAAGCCGCGCTACGCGATCGCAAGCTAGCTGAAGAAAAAATCCGCGAACAAGCAGCGTTACTAGACGTCACCACAGATGCTATTTGTCTACGAGATTTAAACAATCAAATTATCTTCTGGAACAAAGGCGCAGAAACACTTTACGGCTGGCAAGCTACAGAAGCTAGGGGCAAAAATGCTAGTGAGCTTTTGTATGACGAACCTTCACCAGAAATTGAAGCGGCTCTGTTGCAAGCTATTAGTAAAGGTAAGTGGCAGGGCGAGTTAACTAAACTTACTAAAAAGGGGAAAGAAATCCTCGTTGCTAGTCGCTGGAGTTTGGTGTGCGATGAACAGGGGAAACCTAAATCAATTCTCTCCGTTGACACAGATATTACTGATAAAAAACACCTAGAAGCCCAATTATTTCGCGCTCAACGTTTGGAAAGTATTGGTACTTTAGCTAGTGGCATTGCTCACGACCTCAACAACATTTTGACACCGATTTTAGCAGGAGCGCAACTGCTACCGCTCAAATTTCCCGATGCAGATGAGCGAACTCGCCATCTACTAGAAATTCTGGAAATCAACGCTAGACGCGGCGCTGATTTAGTTAGACAAGTGCTGTCCTTTGCGCGGGGCGTGGAAGGTAAGCGCATCACTTTGCAGCTCAGACATATAATTGTGGAAGTTGCCAAGATTCTGAAAGAGACATTTCCCAGATCCATAGAAATCAGCACTGATGTACCGCAAGATTTGTGGATGGTTTGTGGAGATAGTACCCAACTGCATCAAGTACTAATGAACCTCTGCGTTAACGCCCGCGATGCTATGCCTAATGGCGGTACTTTGAGTATCTATGCCGAAAATCTGTTGATTGACGAAAATTATGTCCGCATCAACCTGGAAGCCAAAGAGGGGCCTTACATAGTGATTACTGTCTCCGATACTGGCGTTGGCATTCCGAAAGAAATGCTAGATAGAATTTTCGAGCCATTCTTTACTACAAAAGATGTAGGACAAGGTACAGGCTTAGGACTTTCCACAGTACTAGGGATAATTAAAAGTCATAGAGGTTTTGTAAACGTGTATAGTGAACCGGGAAATGGCACTAGCTTTAAGGTTTACTTACCAGCCGTGGAGGGAATGGAAACACTCAGCCCTGAAGATTTGCCACCACAGACAGGACATGGAGAATTGATTTTGCTTGTGGATGATGAAGTTGCCATTCAAGAAATTACGAAAACATCGCTCGAAGATCACAATTACAAAATATTAGTTGCCAGTGATGGCATTGAAGCGATCGCATTATACGCTCAAAATAGAGACAAAATTAGTGCTGTACTAATGGATATTATGCTGCCCTCGCTAGATGGTTTAACTGCCATTCGTACCCTGCGAAAAATCAATCCCCAAGTCAGAATTATTGCTAGTAGTGGACTGATGTCTGACAATAAGCTCAGTGCAGTAGCTGCTATTGGTGTAAATACGTTTTTGTCGAAGCCCTATACTGTCAACGAATTATTGCTTTCTTTACAGAAAGTCCTATCGTAA
- a CDS encoding response regulator, with protein MPIEVLLVEDNPGDAQLTRIALEDSKISIHLNVVEDGVEAMAFLRKQGKYAKVLHPDIVLLDFNLPRKDGREVLAEIKGDENLKRIPVVVLTTSQAEEDILKAYNLSANCYITKPVDFDQFVKIVQSIENFWFAIVKLPPE; from the coding sequence ATGCCTATTGAGGTTTTGTTAGTAGAGGATAATCCTGGTGATGCCCAACTTACACGCATCGCCCTGGAAGATAGCAAAATCTCGATTCACTTGAACGTAGTCGAAGATGGTGTAGAGGCAATGGCTTTCTTGCGAAAACAGGGAAAATATGCTAAAGTACTTCATCCAGATATTGTACTGCTCGATTTTAACCTTCCTAGAAAAGACGGGCGAGAGGTATTAGCAGAAATTAAAGGAGATGAAAACCTCAAACGAATTCCTGTAGTGGTTTTAACGACTTCCCAAGCTGAAGAAGACATCCTCAAAGCCTATAACCTTTCTGCCAACTGTTATATAACTAAGCCAGTAGATTTCGATCAATTCGTTAAAATTGTCCAATCAATAGAAAATTTTTGGTTTGCAATTGTAAAACTGCCACCGGAGTAG
- a CDS encoding response regulator → MLMLSCELSTLRVLVVDDHELTRLTLQLVFSCQENIQVVGLASNGEEAIEMVKRCHPDVIILDLQMPVMDGWSASSQIKAISPNTQILAYSSVEDINFQGTKTVYSFDDVCKKDVPTSELIALVRQLGQRAGDSSIAG, encoded by the coding sequence ATGTTAATGTTATCCTGTGAGCTTTCTACCTTGCGTGTTCTAGTAGTTGATGACCACGAACTGACTCGTTTAACCTTACAATTGGTTTTTTCTTGCCAGGAGAATATTCAAGTAGTAGGTTTAGCCAGTAATGGTGAAGAAGCTATAGAAATGGTTAAACGTTGCCATCCTGACGTAATTATTTTAGATTTACAGATGCCAGTTATGGACGGCTGGAGTGCGTCTAGTCAGATTAAAGCTATATCTCCCAACACCCAGATTCTTGCTTACTCCTCAGTGGAAGACATAAACTTTCAGGGGACAAAGACAGTGTATAGCTTTGATGACGTTTGCAAAAAAGATGTACCTACAAGCGAACTGATTGCCTTAGTTAGGCAGCTAGGTCAGCGTGCAGGAGATAGTTCAATTGCAGGATAA
- a CDS encoding DUF2854 domain-containing protein, producing the protein MLRQISLGTIGLTIGGILTIIGFVAYAGNNATLNLVGFFYGIPLLLGGLALKANELKPVPFTQATSPSALILREQQATDTQNKIRKDITRYCYGQDAHLDTTLSFLGLSPTDQERPIVTGLRETEVNGNYALILEFDSPLIPIDAWQKKQEKMTNYFGPGLEIQITQPSEDTIELALINTPKESLVSSQ; encoded by the coding sequence ATGCTACGCCAAATCTCTTTAGGAACAATCGGTTTAACTATAGGCGGTATATTAACCATCATTGGCTTCGTCGCCTATGCTGGTAATAATGCCACACTCAATCTTGTCGGATTTTTTTACGGGATTCCTCTATTATTGGGAGGGCTGGCGCTAAAAGCTAATGAACTGAAGCCAGTTCCATTTACCCAAGCTACGTCACCGTCAGCATTGATACTGCGAGAGCAGCAAGCAACTGATACTCAAAATAAAATTCGCAAAGACATCACCCGATATTGCTACGGTCAAGATGCTCATCTAGATACAACACTTTCTTTTCTAGGTTTGAGTCCCACAGATCAAGAACGACCAATAGTCACAGGGTTGCGAGAAACAGAAGTTAATGGAAACTATGCTCTAATTTTAGAATTTGATTCACCATTAATACCAATTGATGCATGGCAAAAAAAGCAGGAGAAAATGACCAATTATTTTGGCCCTGGATTGGAGATTCAAATAACGCAGCCATCTGAAGATACAATTGAGCTAGCGCTGATCAATACTCCAAAAGAGTCTCTAGTCAGTAGTCAATAA
- a CDS encoding chlororespiratory reduction protein 7, whose translation MPDSLMYQQDNFVVLETNQPEQFLTPSELLEKLKKTLQQLIIADLPPDLQKFDTVEAQAQYLLDTSCELDIGTGQYLQWYAVRLEK comes from the coding sequence ATGCCAGACTCATTAATGTATCAGCAGGATAACTTCGTTGTTCTAGAAACAAATCAACCAGAACAATTTCTGACACCATCAGAGTTATTAGAAAAGCTCAAAAAAACTCTCCAACAACTCATAATTGCAGATTTGCCACCGGACTTGCAAAAATTTGATACTGTAGAAGCTCAAGCACAATATTTACTCGACACTAGCTGCGAATTAGATATTGGTACTGGGCAATATTTACAGTGGTATGCAGTTCGTTTAGAAAAATAA